A window of Verrucomicrobiota bacterium contains these coding sequences:
- a CDS encoding thiamine pyrophosphate-dependent enzyme, producing the protein MLNKYTCLEKLAARRKKELFITCMGTAKPWEKLSDTDLDFASVDSAMSHAADFALGIAIAKPELRVITLNGDGSMVMCLGTFITLAQRPCENYAMIIVENGTYEVTGNQKVPGVGIMDFEAMARGAGLEKVYTIDNEEAFEEILPKLFEEPGPLVCVLKVEPAEEGVPKFDKTLAERTDRLRKALNS; encoded by the coding sequence ATGCTGAACAAATATACTTGTCTGGAAAAGTTGGCGGCTCGTCGGAAGAAAGAGCTTTTTATCACCTGCATGGGAACAGCAAAGCCGTGGGAAAAATTGTCCGATACCGATCTCGACTTTGCTTCTGTCGATAGTGCCATGAGTCATGCCGCGGACTTTGCCCTTGGTATCGCCATTGCAAAACCAGAGCTACGGGTAATCACTCTGAATGGTGATGGGAGTATGGTAATGTGTCTTGGAACCTTTATCACTTTGGCGCAGCGGCCTTGTGAAAATTATGCCATGATCATTGTTGAAAATGGCACTTATGAGGTGACGGGGAATCAGAAAGTGCCCGGTGTTGGTATCATGGATTTTGAAGCGATGGCTCGTGGAGCCGGATTGGAAAAGGTATACACGATCGATAACGAGGAAGCTTTCGAAGAAATCTTACCGAAGCTGTTTGAAGAGCCCGGTCCATTGGTTTGCGTCCTTAAGGTAGAACCTGCGGAAGAAGGTGTTCCCAAGTTTGACAAAACCTTGGCTGAGCGGACGGACCGTCTGCGAAAAGCGCTTAATTCCTAG
- a CDS encoding thiamine pyrophosphate-binding protein: MISSSKIHRALKDQGVTHVVGLSDNLCRVLFQKIQADDEIEIVHVSREGEAFAIAAGLQLGGKKPLVLIQNTGLLEAGDAFRGCSWNMRIPQVMLIGYRGFKTLAPGVENRDSVAEFTEPTLNAWRIPYKIMLDDEDVTMIGRAFKIAESTSMPTAILIAETTV, encoded by the coding sequence ATGATAAGTTCTTCCAAAATTCATCGAGCATTGAAGGATCAGGGTGTCACTCACGTGGTTGGATTGTCCGACAACCTTTGTCGCGTGCTTTTTCAAAAGATACAAGCCGACGATGAGATTGAGATAGTCCATGTAAGTCGGGAAGGGGAGGCTTTTGCGATTGCCGCAGGTCTTCAGCTTGGAGGAAAGAAGCCGTTGGTGCTTATTCAAAACACCGGTCTATTGGAAGCAGGGGATGCATTTCGTGGGTGCTCCTGGAACATGCGGATTCCTCAGGTGATGCTAATAGGATATCGTGGATTTAAGACCTTGGCTCCAGGTGTTGAGAATAGGGATTCGGTGGCGGAGTTCACCGAACCTACTTTGAATGCCTGGCGAATTCCGTATAAGATTATGTTGGATGATGAAGACGTGACGATGATTGGTCGTGCGTTCAAGATCGCCGAATCAACCTCGATGCCCACCGCCATTTTAATTGCTGAAACCACCGTCTGA
- a CDS encoding sulfatase-like hydrolase/transferase: MIQIKDEPFMLHVNFLEPHDPNFGPLNGYYPEDEVNLPKNWNDYPDASEPLRYHFLRLFASLDRGITQADIRRETSRYWGLVTMVDVAVGGILSELERNGLDENTIVVYTSDHGEMMGSHGLYYKSVMYEEAARVPCLIRYPNRGFSKRRISNPVSHIDLTPTVLDLAGKADHAEPLPGKSYTRYLEGSSKPEPVFLQWHAHPSGRYNTLMKEGIITAEEAEKAVNVNTRAVVSPEGYKLCLSDKDKSQLYDLNKDPGETQNVYSQRDYASRVSSMTRELESWQESIEDPIEVQGT; the protein is encoded by the coding sequence ATGATTCAGATTAAAGATGAGCCCTTCATGCTCCATGTAAATTTTCTGGAGCCGCACGATCCGAACTTCGGGCCTTTGAACGGATATTATCCGGAAGATGAAGTAAATCTACCAAAAAACTGGAATGACTATCCAGACGCCAGTGAACCGCTCCGTTATCACTTTCTTCGATTGTTCGCCTCCTTGGATCGTGGTATCACCCAAGCCGACATTCGTCGGGAAACGTCCCGTTATTGGGGATTGGTAACCATGGTTGATGTCGCGGTGGGTGGAATCTTGTCGGAGCTGGAAAGAAACGGATTGGATGAAAATACCATCGTCGTTTACACGAGCGATCATGGTGAGATGATGGGCAGTCATGGATTATACTATAAAAGTGTCATGTATGAGGAAGCTGCCAGGGTGCCCTGTCTCATCCGGTACCCAAATCGAGGTTTCTCCAAGCGAAGGATTTCGAATCCGGTAAGCCACATCGACCTGACTCCGACTGTTTTGGATTTGGCTGGCAAGGCGGATCATGCTGAACCGTTGCCGGGAAAAAGCTACACACGTTACTTGGAAGGTAGCTCGAAACCCGAACCCGTATTTCTCCAATGGCATGCTCATCCTTCGGGACGCTATAACACTTTGATGAAAGAAGGAATCATAACGGCTGAGGAAGCGGAAAAAGCTGTCAACGTAAATACCCGGGCCGTCGTTAGCCCGGAAGGCTACAAGTTGTGCTTAAGCGACAAGGATAAATCCCAGCTTTATGATCTAAATAAAGATCCCGGTGAAACTCAGAATGTGTATTCGCAGCGCGATTATGCTTCCCGGGTTTCAAGCATGACCCGCGAGTTGGAATCCTGGCAGGAAAGTATCGAAGATCCAATAGAGGTTCAGGGAACCTGA
- a CDS encoding sulfatase-like hydrolase/transferase, which translates to MSVSRRHFITSTASLGALALTQKAFPQIAKRGGRTDKPNILFIWTDQQRFDTLAAYGNHRIHAPHLNRLASESTVFERSYVTQPICTPSRSSVLTGLWPTQTGCIDNNIPLSESIATQPKLLDDSD; encoded by the coding sequence ATGTCCGTATCGCGTCGACATTTTATTACTTCAACCGCTTCGCTCGGTGCTTTGGCTTTGACGCAAAAGGCTTTTCCTCAAATCGCAAAGCGTGGTGGACGAACCGATAAGCCCAACATCCTCTTTATTTGGACGGACCAACAGCGTTTCGATACCTTGGCGGCCTATGGAAATCATCGGATCCATGCACCCCATCTGAATCGCCTGGCGAGTGAGAGTACGGTGTTTGAAAGATCCTATGTAACTCAACCAATATGCACGCCGTCGCGCAGCTCAGTTTTGACGGGATTGTGGCCCACCCAAACCGGCTGTATTGATAATAATATCCCGTTATCCGAATCGATCGCTACCCAGCCGAAGCTGTTGGATGATTCAGATTAA
- the araD gene encoding L-ribulose-5-phosphate 4-epimerase AraD: MNDNFLALREECCEANKQLPKLGIVDLTFGNVSVGDPEQGAVAIKPSGVPYESLTPDDICVMDFNAKPDDHFVLDLEVAKLYGSLRPSSDTPTHLRLFQAFPHVRAVVHTHSRNATAFAQAGRSIPCMGTTHADYFYGDVPVTRRMTPDEVSRHYEWETGNLIVETFEDLNPEQINAVLLNGHAPFVWGTSGAKAVETAFALEVIAEMTFKNLLLNPESNSLSEHQLDKHYLRKHGKGAYYGQK; this comes from the coding sequence ATGAACGATAATTTTTTAGCGCTTCGTGAAGAATGCTGCGAAGCCAATAAACAACTTCCCAAACTGGGCATTGTAGATCTTACCTTCGGCAATGTAAGCGTCGGGGATCCTGAGCAGGGTGCTGTGGCAATTAAGCCGAGTGGTGTTCCTTATGAATCGCTGACGCCCGATGATATCTGTGTGATGGATTTCAACGCCAAGCCCGATGACCATTTTGTATTAGATCTGGAAGTGGCAAAGCTTTACGGTTCACTTAGGCCCAGCTCGGACACGCCGACTCACCTCAGGCTGTTCCAGGCCTTTCCTCATGTTCGCGCGGTCGTGCACACGCATTCGCGAAACGCAACGGCCTTTGCCCAGGCGGGCAGAAGTATCCCATGTATGGGTACCACTCATGCTGACTATTTTTACGGTGATGTTCCGGTAACGCGTCGCATGACTCCAGATGAAGTCAGTCGTCACTATGAGTGGGAAACGGGAAACCTAATTGTCGAAACTTTCGAGGACCTCAATCCCGAGCAGATCAACGCGGTGCTCCTCAACGGCCATGCACCGTTTGTCTGGGGAACCTCAGGTGCCAAAGCAGTGGAAACCGCCTTTGCCCTGGAAGTTATTGCAGAGATGACCTTCAAAAATCTCTTGCTTAATCCGGAGTCCAATTCCCTGTCCGAACACCAGCTCGACAAGCACTACCTCCGCAAGCACGGCAAAGGTGCTTACTATGGGCAGAAGTAA
- a CDS encoding ribulokinase: MAYTIGIDYGTNSVRSIVVRCADGAEIGTSVFNYPSGELGILLDPSDHNLARQHPGDYVVGIESSIVEAIALAKQADPDFSSDKVIGLGVDSTGSSPIPVDEYNGALAMQDTWKGNLNAQCWLWKDHTSVKEAATITGLAREHRPQYVAKCGNTYSSEWFWSKIWHCLNVDPELFDAAYSWVELCDWIPAILAGVTDPIAVKRGVCAAGHKAFYADDWGGLPDKEFLNMLDPKLADLKDRLYEKAYDASEVAGHLCEEWSDKLGLTVGIPIAIGEFDVHYGAIGAGVDEGTLVKVIGTSTCDCGVVKADKEIADVPGICGIVKGAILPGYFGVEAGQSAVGDIFAWYVERVLKGGVETHTRLTEEASHLKPGESGLLALDWNNGNRTILVDPLLSGLLLGQTLHTSQAEIYRALIEATAFGARSILERLDEYGVPVNRVVCAGGIAEKNPMLMQIYADITGREMLISGSSQTCALGSAVSAAVVAGSAKGGYDDFQSAQAAMTRLKDVSYKPNSASQVVYNELYAEYKKLHDAFGGVSGVDLGGVMKRLLEIKETARKG, encoded by the coding sequence ATGGCCTATACTATCGGAATTGATTATGGAACCAACTCGGTTCGTAGTATCGTTGTTCGCTGTGCTGATGGTGCCGAAATTGGTACTTCAGTATTTAACTATCCAAGCGGTGAGCTGGGTATCCTTTTGGATCCCTCTGACCACAACCTCGCACGGCAACATCCGGGAGATTATGTGGTCGGCATTGAGTCCAGTATTGTTGAAGCCATTGCATTAGCTAAACAGGCCGATCCGGATTTTTCTTCCGACAAGGTTATTGGCCTCGGCGTTGATTCCACGGGTTCGAGTCCGATTCCGGTGGATGAATATAACGGAGCCCTGGCGATGCAGGACACCTGGAAAGGAAACCTGAATGCTCAGTGCTGGTTGTGGAAAGATCACACGAGTGTAAAAGAGGCGGCGACGATTACAGGGCTGGCTCGCGAGCATCGTCCTCAATATGTCGCCAAGTGTGGTAATACTTACTCGTCCGAGTGGTTTTGGTCGAAGATCTGGCATTGCCTGAACGTGGATCCGGAATTGTTCGATGCCGCCTACAGTTGGGTGGAATTGTGCGATTGGATTCCTGCGATTTTGGCCGGAGTGACTGATCCAATCGCCGTAAAGCGAGGTGTCTGCGCGGCTGGCCATAAAGCCTTTTATGCAGATGATTGGGGAGGACTGCCGGACAAAGAATTCTTGAACATGCTCGATCCGAAGTTGGCCGACTTGAAAGACCGACTCTATGAAAAGGCATACGATGCTTCCGAGGTAGCTGGTCACCTTTGCGAAGAGTGGTCTGACAAACTGGGTTTGACTGTCGGTATACCCATCGCCATTGGAGAATTTGACGTTCATTACGGAGCGATCGGCGCAGGTGTGGACGAAGGAACTTTGGTTAAAGTCATCGGCACTTCCACCTGTGATTGTGGGGTTGTAAAAGCCGACAAGGAAATTGCGGACGTCCCTGGCATCTGCGGTATTGTGAAGGGAGCGATCCTTCCTGGGTATTTTGGAGTAGAAGCAGGGCAGTCCGCGGTAGGTGATATTTTTGCCTGGTACGTGGAGCGCGTTTTGAAGGGAGGAGTCGAAACCCACACACGGCTAACCGAAGAAGCTTCTCATTTAAAGCCAGGTGAGAGTGGTCTGCTTGCACTTGATTGGAATAATGGCAATCGCACTATTCTCGTCGATCCTCTACTTTCCGGATTGTTACTCGGTCAAACCTTGCACACGTCGCAGGCGGAGATTTATCGCGCTTTGATTGAGGCGACTGCCTTTGGAGCCCGTTCGATTCTTGAGCGTCTGGATGAATATGGCGTGCCCGTGAACCGCGTAGTTTGCGCTGGGGGAATTGCGGAAAAGAATCCGATGCTCATGCAAATCTATGCGGACATTACCGGGCGTGAGATGTTGATCTCCGGTTCTTCTCAGACCTGTGCCTTGGGATCAGCCGTGAGTGCAGCGGTCGTCGCCGGTTCTGCCAAGGGCGGATACGACGATTTTCAATCTGCCCAGGCGGCCATGACCCGTCTCAAGGACGTATCTTACAAACCGAATTCCGCGTCGCAAGTTGTGTACAATGAGTTGTATGCGGAGTATAAAAAATTGCATGACGCCTTTGGTGGTGTGAGTGGCGTTGATCTTGGTGGTGTGATGAAGCGTTTGCTCGAGATAAAGGAAACAGCCCGAAAGGGATAA
- a CDS encoding sulfatase-like hydrolase/transferase, which yields MSKQPNVIVFFTDQQRWDTTGAHGNPLNLTPNFDRMADNGTHIDASITCQPVCGPARSCLQTGLYATQTGSWRNGIPLNPELKTLAEYYKEAGYTTGYIGKWHLGTTEGAVPKHERGGYEYWLAANVLEFVSDAYDCVLFDEEDQKVKLPGYRVDAQTDAVIRYIDKNKDNKKPFFLFVSYLEPHHQNHVDDYPPPDGYREPYTGKWTPPDLQQLGGSTGQHLGGYLGMIKRLDEALGRMNDALKSLDLTDDTIILYTSDHGCHFKTRNSEYKRSGHESSVRVPTAFSGPGFEMGGRRQEVVSLIDLVPTLLDASGIEPPDLMPGRSLMPRLRGSSEDWENCAFIQISESQIGRAIRTKRWKYGIVALDKNGETESCADTYTENYLYDLKSDPYELQNLIAFQSHGPLCDHLRKKLLAEMQKAGEEEPTIIENDRTLTGQRKLFEKEIEE from the coding sequence ATGTCCAAACAACCGAACGTTATTGTATTTTTCACCGACCAGCAGCGCTGGGATACTACCGGTGCGCACGGGAATCCACTTAACCTGACTCCCAACTTTGACCGCATGGCAGACAACGGCACCCATATTGATGCCAGTATTACCTGCCAACCTGTGTGCGGCCCGGCCAGGTCTTGTTTACAAACCGGTCTCTACGCGACGCAAACCGGAAGCTGGCGAAATGGCATTCCTCTAAATCCTGAGTTAAAGACCCTCGCCGAATATTATAAGGAAGCCGGATACACCACTGGCTACATCGGAAAGTGGCACCTGGGGACCACTGAAGGCGCCGTGCCGAAGCACGAGCGCGGCGGTTATGAATACTGGCTGGCCGCGAACGTTCTTGAATTTGTTTCCGATGCCTACGACTGCGTTCTGTTTGACGAGGAGGATCAAAAGGTAAAATTACCCGGATACAGGGTGGATGCTCAAACCGATGCAGTTATACGCTACATCGACAAGAATAAGGACAACAAAAAACCCTTCTTTCTTTTTGTATCCTACCTGGAACCACACCACCAGAATCATGTGGATGACTACCCACCCCCGGATGGATACCGCGAACCCTACACAGGAAAATGGACGCCACCCGACCTTCAACAGCTGGGAGGAAGCACGGGGCAACACCTGGGTGGTTACCTTGGGATGATCAAGCGTCTGGATGAAGCGCTAGGACGCATGAACGATGCTCTAAAGAGCCTGGATCTCACCGATGACACTATCATCCTCTATACCTCGGATCACGGATGTCATTTTAAAACCCGGAATTCTGAATACAAACGTTCCGGTCATGAATCCTCGGTTCGCGTGCCCACCGCATTTTCCGGACCGGGTTTTGAGATGGGCGGACGTCGCCAGGAAGTAGTGAGTTTGATCGATCTGGTCCCCACCCTATTGGACGCCTCCGGAATAGAGCCTCCGGACCTAATGCCGGGTCGTTCCTTGATGCCGCGCTTAAGAGGATCTTCGGAAGATTGGGAGAATTGTGCTTTTATTCAAATCAGTGAATCGCAAATCGGTCGTGCCATCCGGACCAAACGATGGAAATACGGAATTGTCGCTTTGGATAAAAATGGCGAAACCGAATCCTGTGCCGATACTTACACGGAAAATTATTTATACGATTTAAAATCCGACCCATACGAACTACAGAACCTGATAGCCTTTCAATCTCACGGCCCCCTCTGCGATCACCTCAGAAAAAAGCTACTCGCTGAAATGCAGAAAGCCGGAGAAGAGGAACCAACCATTATCGAAAATGATCGAACCCTCACCGGCCAACGAAAACTGTTCGAAAAAGAGATAGAAGAGTAA
- a CDS encoding GRP family sugar transporter, translating into MTSLGLLYAIITVITWGLWITPSEKVELPNPQTRSFYVAVGNLFLATIALLLVGPNKLTFDLFILPFLGGVIWAVAGMCAFVALANIGMAKAIGTWAPLNILVGIAWGMILFGEFLKSGPLEILLSVTSILMIIAGILLIVFSGKSNENSKPSRKIKSGFAGAVAAGVLWGTYFIPTTYLARQNAEANDWVTAFPMAVGMFVGSTVLVLWGRKRPRCKSRTDYGLVLLTGILWSIGNFSMLLMVQEIGLGKGFTIAQLCVAVAVLIGIFYFREPAPGTKAAKWTLIGVAVATTGGVILGNLKKGIG; encoded by the coding sequence ATGACCTCCTTGGGCCTTCTCTATGCAATCATCACCGTTATAACCTGGGGACTTTGGATAACGCCTTCTGAAAAGGTAGAACTTCCAAACCCTCAGACCCGGTCTTTTTATGTGGCGGTTGGAAATTTGTTTCTCGCAACTATTGCATTGCTATTGGTCGGACCGAACAAACTCACTTTCGACTTATTTATTTTACCTTTCTTAGGCGGAGTTATCTGGGCGGTGGCTGGCATGTGCGCGTTCGTTGCCTTGGCCAATATCGGAATGGCCAAGGCGATTGGCACCTGGGCTCCTCTAAACATACTGGTCGGAATCGCCTGGGGAATGATCCTGTTCGGTGAATTTTTAAAATCCGGACCTCTGGAGATTCTACTTTCTGTCACATCCATCCTAATGATTATTGCCGGGATCTTGCTCATCGTTTTTTCCGGCAAATCCAATGAGAACTCAAAACCCTCCAGGAAGATAAAGTCGGGATTTGCAGGAGCTGTCGCAGCAGGTGTACTTTGGGGCACCTATTTCATACCAACGACTTACCTTGCCCGGCAAAACGCAGAAGCAAATGACTGGGTAACCGCATTTCCCATGGCAGTTGGCATGTTTGTCGGTAGTACGGTTTTAGTTCTCTGGGGGCGCAAACGTCCACGTTGCAAAAGCCGTACAGACTATGGACTCGTTCTACTTACAGGTATCCTCTGGTCCATCGGAAATTTCTCCATGCTGCTCATGGTACAGGAAATTGGTTTGGGTAAAGGATTCACCATTGCTCAGCTCTGCGTAGCCGTCGCCGTCCTCATCGGCATTTTCTATTTTCGAGAGCCCGCTCCCGGAACCAAAGCGGCGAAATGGACACTCATAGGAGTTGCCGTGGCCACAACCGGCGGGGTGATTCTTGGGAATCTCAAGAAAGGGATAGGTTAA
- a CDS encoding sulfatase-like hydrolase/transferase, translating into MRILTVLIVACLFGSFLRAERPNILIIFTDDQGFYDVSYYNEKKDIETPAIDALAEAGMRFDNFYANCPVCSPSRAALLTGRQQDLVGVPGVIRDRVENSWGYWDPNSTSIATVLSKNGYDTALVGKWHLGLESPNLPNDRGFKFFKGFIGDMMDDYYHHRRNDHNFMRRNFVEIDPEGHATDLFSQWAVDYIDEASKNEDPFFLYLAYNAPHSPIQPPEEWVEKVKKREPGIADLRARFVALTEHMDYGIGLVVQSLKDNGVYDDTIIFFTSDNGGSLRFGSDNGPLRDQKGTVYEGGLRVPAAVVWNKTIQSGSVSNHTAMTMDIFPTIMDVCGIEWDGPLDGVSFAPVLTGGAVDVSERAMIFSRREGGLAYNGKTIEAIRIGDFKLVHNSPYEPYEMYNIAKDPYEKNNLLEGKSQNEYSKVPHFTELRSRLALHFQQRGRVPWQGPREGVKP; encoded by the coding sequence ATGCGGATTCTAACTGTCCTGATTGTTGCCTGCCTCTTTGGTTCGTTTTTACGGGCTGAGAGGCCTAACATCCTGATCATCTTCACCGACGATCAGGGGTTTTACGATGTGTCCTATTACAACGAAAAGAAGGATATCGAGACTCCGGCGATCGATGCGTTGGCGGAGGCGGGTATGCGGTTTGATAATTTCTATGCGAACTGCCCGGTGTGTTCGCCTTCACGGGCGGCGTTGTTGACGGGACGTCAGCAGGATTTGGTGGGGGTGCCAGGCGTGATTCGGGATAGAGTTGAAAACTCTTGGGGGTATTGGGATCCGAATTCGACTTCGATCGCTACCGTTCTTTCAAAAAATGGATACGACACAGCTTTGGTTGGAAAATGGCACCTGGGATTGGAATCGCCGAATCTTCCGAACGATCGAGGATTCAAATTCTTCAAAGGTTTTATTGGAGACATGATGGATGATTATTATCACCACCGTCGTAACGACCATAATTTCATGCGGAGAAACTTTGTTGAGATCGATCCGGAGGGTCATGCTACAGATCTGTTTTCTCAGTGGGCGGTGGATTACATCGACGAAGCCTCCAAAAACGAGGATCCGTTTTTTCTCTACCTTGCTTACAACGCGCCACACAGTCCGATTCAGCCTCCGGAAGAGTGGGTTGAGAAAGTCAAAAAACGTGAACCAGGTATTGCGGACCTGCGTGCCAGGTTTGTCGCACTGACGGAGCACATGGATTATGGAATTGGGCTGGTTGTTCAGTCGCTTAAAGACAATGGCGTCTATGACGATACGATCATTTTCTTCACCAGTGACAATGGAGGATCTCTTCGCTTCGGATCGGATAACGGTCCGTTACGCGATCAGAAGGGAACGGTTTACGAAGGGGGTCTGCGAGTCCCGGCGGCCGTGGTTTGGAATAAAACGATACAGTCAGGATCGGTAAGTAATCACACCGCGATGACGATGGATATTTTTCCAACCATCATGGACGTGTGCGGAATTGAATGGGATGGCCCCCTCGATGGAGTCAGCTTTGCCCCTGTTCTGACTGGCGGTGCGGTCGACGTTTCTGAACGTGCCATGATTTTTTCGCGAAGAGAAGGTGGACTAGCTTACAACGGGAAAACCATCGAGGCGATTCGCATTGGTGACTTCAAACTTGTCCACAATTCTCCCTACGAACCCTACGAGATGTACAATATCGCCAAAGATCCTTACGAAAAGAACAACCTTCTCGAAGGAAAGTCTCAGAATGAGTATTCGAAAGTTCCGCACTTCACTGAATTGCGATCCAGATTGGCCTTACATTTCCAGCAGCGCGGACGTGTGCCGTGGCAGGGACCTCGGGAAGGGGTCAAACCTTGA